The following coding sequences are from one Scomber scombrus chromosome 20, fScoSco1.1, whole genome shotgun sequence window:
- the nrros gene encoding transforming growth factor beta activator LRRC33 yields MPVHRLTPILFCLLHMWRILSSHPQHSPCQMKQRTVLCNNGKLSSVPAGLPDNIEELQLNYNHIQTLQDNSLLQYPSLNTLSLACNSMQKLEANTFKDSKLLEGLNLANNDLDIGYQETSCALKKLAGLRYLDLSENKLDDEMAATLLQNLTSLEYLNLSGNMLRRLDETSFSDLHQLKELDLQRNTLFEIDSAFDGNPKLQRLSLAFNYLTCLTDFHMTQLVVLNASHNFIEWFISRQDLNDTFQLETLDLSDNKLLFFPFLPSQSHLRNLYLSHNRVSFYEHLSDNDTSPDSPKTVEFYNLKRNNNNVTAQLWNDSLHGDISSLEILDLSGNLVQYFPQGFIHKMPVLSRLRMYTNCLETLNLTLEHFSGSLYELDISNNRLNQIVADEGTLTTFGNLTYLNLSLNDLDWLSSGLFSSLPSLRSVDLSYNNIDICLPVEAETSTDNISACVDWRNIVSLRQLYLKGCNLKRIPPSSFTGLSLTHLELSDNSGLTVQQSLQSLSKMLQHLGLGNTQIQDFDFSNFQSLKSLNISGNFLTQLPPSLLSLDLKLLDLRDNRLSTIPSGQAITLAPKLQTLFLTGNPFNCCETEWFRTFETTKTINMVGQSYIECEDLFTTHRVSDSQSFECDEEDVESLLWYIILFVSVCLPFVGISIVVLLTVKPQIVKKSIKKKCLKPTSY; encoded by the exons ATGCCAGTCCACAGGCTCACTCCAATCCTGTTTTGCTTACTACACATGTGGAGAATCCTCTCAAGTCATCCACAACACAGCCCATGCCAGATG AAACAAAGAACGGTGCTGTGCAACAATGGCAAACTCTCGTCTGTACCAGCAGGACTGCCAGACAACATCGAGGAGCTTCAGCTCAACTACAATCACATTCAAACACTACAGGACAATTCTCTTCTCCAATACCCCTCACTAAACACCCTGAGTCTAGCCTGTAACAGTATGCAGAAATTAGAAGCCAACACTTTTAAAGACTCAAAATTGTTAGAAGGCCTAAATTTAGCAAATAATGATCTTGATATTGGCTACCAAGAAACTAGCTGTGCGTTAAAGAAGCTAGCTGGGCTTAGATATTTAGATCTCTCTGAAAATAAACTTGATGATGAAATGGCTGCCACTCTTCTCCAAAATCTAACATCCCTGGAATACCTCAATCTCTCTGGCAACATGTTACGGAGGCTGGATGAGACCTCGTTCAGTGATCTCCACCAGCTCAAAGAACTCGACCTGCAGAGGAACACCCTGTTTGAGATTGATAGTGCCTTCGACGGCAATCCCAAGCTCCAGCGGCTCAGCTTGGCTTTCAACTATCTGACTTGCCTAACTGACTTCCACATGACACAGTTGGTGGTTCTCAATGCCAGCCACAACTTCATTGAATGGTTCATCTCTCGACAAGACCTCAATGACACTTTCCAGCTAGAGACGCTTGACCTGTCAGATAACAAACTactcttcttccctttcttgcCCAGCCAAAGTCACCTGCGGAACCTTTACCTATCCCACAACCGTGTGAGTTTTTACGAACACCTGTCAGACAATGACACATCCCCGGACTCGCCCAAGACTGTTGAGTTCTACAACCTGAAGAGGAATAATAACAATGTGACGGCTCAGTTATGGAACGACAGTCTTCACGGTGACATCTCCTCTCTAGAGATTTTAGACCTAAGTGGAAACCTGGTGCAGTATTTCCCTCAAGGATTCATCCACAAAATGCCTGTCCTGTCCAGACTTCGAATGTACACAAACTGTCTAGAAACCTTGAATCTAACTTTAGAGCATTTCTCTGGCAGCTTGTATGAGTTAGATATCAGCAACAACAGGCTGAACCAGATAGTAGCAGATGAAGGTACACTGACCACTTTTGGCAATCTGACCTACCTTAACCTTAGCCTGAATGATCTTGACTGGCTATCGTCTGGATTATTTTCCTCATTGCCAAGCCTCAGATCAGTGGATCTCAGTTACAACAACATTGACATCTGCCTTCCTGTGGAAGCTGAGACGAGTACAGACAATATCTCAGCTTGTGTGGATTGGAGAAACATTGTATCTCTAAGGCAGCTTTACCTTAAGGGATGCAACCTTAAAAGGATTCCACCATCTTCGTTCACTGGGTTGTCGCTCACACACTTGGAATTGTCTGATAACTCTGGCCTCACTGTCCAACAATCGTTACAAAGTCTTAGCAAAATGTTACAGCATTTAGGTTtaggaaacacacaaatacaggaCTTCGACTTCTCGAATTTCCAAAGTCTGAAGTCATTAAACATTTCAGGGAACTTTCTGACCCAGCTTCCCCCTTCCCTCCTTAGTCTCGACCTAAAACTGCTCGACTTGAGGGACAACAGACTGTCCACAATTCCCTCAGGTCAGGCTATAACATTAGCCCCGAAACTTCAGACTCTTTTCCTCACAGGAAATCCATTCAACTGCTGCGAAACTGAATGGTTCAGGACATTTGAAACAACAAAGACAATCAATATGGTTGGACAGTCATACATTGAATGTGAAGATCTCTTCACAACACACAGAGTGAGTGATTCCCAGTCATTTGAATGTGATGAGGAGGATGTGGAATCACTGCTCTGGTATATTATCCTTTtcgtgtctgtctgtcttcctttTGTGGGCATTTCAATTGTTGTTCTCCTCACTGTTAAGCCCCAAATagtaaaaaaatcaatcaaaaagaaatgtttgaagCCTACATCGTACTGA